One Oncorhynchus keta strain PuntledgeMale-10-30-2019 chromosome 34, Oket_V2, whole genome shotgun sequence genomic window, TAGTCTTGGACTGGAGGACAGCGAGCCCATATGGATCAAAAAGGAGCAGGAGGAACTCAAAAAGCAACTTcagtggctggagtctgacaccAGAGAGTTCATATTTGATCCTTTCTGTGTAAGTGATTATGATCAGGACCCACCTCAGTCCTTGCAAATCCAAAGTGAGGAAAATAGGGAGAGAGATTCTCAACCAAACATTGTAACTGGACAGATCAAAACAGAACCTGACGGAGAGGACTACAGAATATCAGAACCAACCTGTTCTTCAGCTCAGAGTACAAATAATGAACATGTCAATGGAATGGAAAGCAAAGGAGCGCAGTCTCTTTTAAAGTCACACAAACCAAAGaccacaaaaaaacaaaaaagaaaGCAAACTTATAGCAGTGCAAATGGCATGAAATGTACTCCCTGTTCTTGTAAGGTTTGTGGCAGGTCTTTTCGGTACAAGCGTCCCTTTTTTAATCATGTGCAAAGTCATGCACATATAGAGGATAAAGAacgtgtctgtggtgtgtgtggaaAGCACTTAGATTCTAAAGAGAATATGAAAGATCACCTCCAAACTCACATCGTAGCTGAGCCTGAGTTTTGTCATGTTTGTGGTAAAACGTTCACCACGAAGCTTAGGCTGAAAAAGCACATGAgggttcacacaggagagaaaccatatcGCTGCGATGATTGTGGCAGGTGTTTCAGTGATGCTGCCAATTTGATCGGACACAAAAGGACTCACACGGGCGAGAAACCATATTGCTGCCAGGAATGTGGCCAAGGATTCACTCAAAGTGGACATCTGGTTTTGCACAGGAGGAGACATACTGGGGAGAAGCCATATCTCTGTTCTGTTTGTGGCAAAAGTTTCAGCACCAGATCAAATTATACAGGACACATGAGAgttcacacaggggagaaaccataCAGCTGCCATGATTGTAGCAAATGTTTCAGCAATACTGCTAATCTGAGTGCGCACAGGAGGATTCATACAGGGGAGAAACCATATTGTTGTGATTATTGTGGCAAAGGATTTGCTCAGAATGGAAATCTTAAAATGCACATGAAGACACACAGGAAATAAATCTTATAGGCTAATTGCTGTATTTGTGAGAAATATCTCAGCACTGACATCCACCCAACTAGAGAATCCACACAAGAGAGAAATACATCTCTTTCGTGACTGTGGCAAAACCTTTGCAAAATTGAAATTTGACAAGGCATAATGAGAATGTACAAAATGTATAACATGTCAGAACTCAGGATGAACAACAACATTTCAACAGTTTGATAACACTGGAGAGAACTGTGATCTGGCGCATCTGACAGTGATTGAGGTTTCACACACAGTGGTGAGAGACTATACAAGTGTCCTATAGAAAATGCTTTATCACAAGTGTATTAACTAGGCGTCAAAGGAGCCTAGTTGAGGAAAAAATTGTAGGCCTACATGCAATCCCTGCTTCAAATTCTTCAAATGGACTCACTAGGAAGGCACATTCACAACAGGGAGAAAACATGGCAGGGCCTTCAGGGAAAGGGCATCAGACAGAGGATTGAGAAGCATATTCTCACTTCCACCAGTAAGAAGAGATGGGATCTAGTACATACCCACAGGAACCCAGCTCTTGGATCAACAAGATATGACTGTACTAGCTTGAACTTACAGAACATTGCTAGAAGTCCACATGAACATTGTGCAACAGATTGCTGATCAGCAGGAGTCCCTGCTTATTAGTATGACACAGGACACACGTTTGAGCTGCTGTCGTGTGTCTTGAAAACAAAACTTTGCATTTTTTGTCTTGAAAGTAAAATGCCTTCTCCAGTAATACATCATATCTGTTTTTAACACTGCTGTGATGTTGTTGTCTTACTTTTCAAAGTGTGTGTTACTTCATGGCTTTCATACCAAAACTATAGTCATACCTCTGAGTTTGATGTCAATTTGCCTGCAAAGAAAATAAATACTTGTCTATTTCATTGTATATGTATTGACAGGTATAAATAATTAGTATGCTATGTTCCAGGTGAACTATTAAATGTGCATGGGCTACCATCTGAAATATGTGCTTCTTATTTCAACCAGAAACTTAAATATGataaaatatgaaaatgtataatCATTTTTAGATCAGAACGTGGCACAAAATAAATAACAGATATCCTGTAATGGGAAATTATTTGACTAATTCTTTCCCTGAATTTGATTTACTGTTGATATGTAATAAACATAATTGTGTGGGAAGACACAGACAGATGCATTCCCTTGGGTAACATATCTATCTATGTTTAAGTCGCTTTGTGCCTGTTAGTATAAAATGATCTATTGTAACTAACTATTTATGATATTATTTTTGACCTGTTTAACTGCCAGTATGAAATATCTGCAGGTGTTTAATGTTATGGTTAAAGTTTGACCCAAGACTGGATTTAAGGACACATTGATAATGTATCTGTGACACTGTGATTCTGTAGCAGCTGATGTGACTTCCTTCAAGCCtctggctggtgtttacagaacattcgGTGCTTTGTGATTAATATATAAGGACCGTTAGATGTTTTCTATGCTTCTGTGCTGTAGGTGTTTCCCTGAATTGTTTTTATTAAATCGGATTGATTTAGATTTGACTTCATCAATAACTGCACTCCTTTTTGTTCACCTGGACATTCCTGTTACATAATGTTAATTGATAACTCATAAGTCATAAATAGCAATTAGTTATTTATCTCATTTTCTGCTCCAATTAAATGGATCATATTTTTGACTTTTAATTTGAAATTCATAAAATAAATTATACCGGAAGTTAGACCCAGCGTTCAGTTTCGTTCCACATCACATCCGCTGAGCAACAGCACAGtttttgtgtttttgtatttctgaGCACTGCAGTGCAGTAAACACAATCAACAACTGTAAGTATGCCTTCAAAAATATGATTTATGTAACTATTTTATATGTAGCAAAAGCTATTCGTTTTCATATGCAGTGATAGAATATTGGCTAAGCGTAGCAATAATTGACATGAAGGAATGGTGATGTGGCGTCTTCGACCGGAATCGTTAtttagtgtaaaaaaaaaataattaaaaggGAGATATTCAAGGTTTTGAGTAATGACAGTGAACAACTTGTGTGTTAGCTAGTTTCTGTGATTCAGTTATTTATATTCTAACTACCTAACTAAACGATGTTGCAATCGAACTGTCTGTGGGCAAGCCCATCAATGATGacagaaatgttccattccatAACCCCAGACTCTCCCTACGGTCTCTAGGTTTTTCCACTGTGCATTATTCATTTGTTACAACAATAGAAAGCCTCGTTTTGCATTGTGTGAGAGGATTTGTTATTGCTTGTGAAACAGTGCCATTGACCTTTTAATGTTTATTTTCCGTCACTGCCATGTTGTATTTTAGCCTACATCTTTCCTACATCGGCATCCGTTACTCTTAATGAAATCTGGTGTCCCAAAGGGTGAGAACTGCCTTGTAGACATGGACTCCAAGGCAGGGGATCTCTTCAGCGCTGAGCCAGCCGACGCTGCTGGATCCGGAGGTGTCATGGGAAGGTGTGTGCTGTTGTTTTTTTCtagctctgtctctatctgtgttAGTTCATCTGTCGAGTACATGGCTCgccaatcctgttcctggagagctacccccTCCTACATGTTtttgctccaaccccagttgtaactaacctgaacaggtttggagagccctGCTCTAGTGCCAGCAGTCTGTaaacctggtcctggagagctacaggttgtgcaggcttttgttccagcccagcactacaCCTGAATCAACTTGATGCACTGTAGCACCATGTATCTCTCTCGGATCATGGTTGGTGACTGGTTCTGGTCCAGATACATTTTATATACAGTCCTCGTGTGTAGTCATTCTTCTGTGGCTATTATTGTGTCTGTAGGAAAGTTGTGATCTGAATTTGTCTCATATTCTTTTTAATCTAGCCTACCACTAAAGGAACTAGATGGGTCAGTTTGTCCTTTCCTTGTATTATACCTgggcatgatgtattgttgttcATTCTGTCCACGATCAGTCTCTTGGTTTAATGCTATACAATTATTCATTCTCCCCATACCTCTTGTTTAGTTTACCACCCTGGCTTTCTGCCTTGCCTCACAGGCTGTGGCTGCCCAAAGGCCTCTCGCCCAGTGTGGCCAAGGAGTGGTTTGATCGTCGGCGTGCGTCCATCCGTCCCTGGGCTGGCTTCGTGGATCACAGGAAGTTCACCAAGCCCCGCAACTTTGGTGAACTGTGCCAGAGGGTGGTGCGCAACTTTGACACCTACAACAGCAACTACACCTTCATCTTCCTCGGCCTCATCCTCTACTGCATGTAAGAGCTGTGGGACAGGAGtttaaagtgaatatataaaaaCAGTAATGACATATTGCATATAGACAGACTGCtgccagcagcctgttttatttTCAAATTCCAAATCTCAGTTTGAATAGGCCTAGATCTATGCTGGATTGAATTGATTTAGAATCTGTGATTATCAAAGAATCACTCTTTCCCTCTTCCAATCTCCCCTTTTTTACCTCAGTATCAGCTCTCCCATGCTGCTGATTGCTTTGGCAGTGTTTGTTGGTGCCTTCTACATCATCCACCTCAAGTCCCTGGAGTCTAAACTGGTCGTCTTTGGTGAGTAAAGCAGTCATGTTCTGTGAGATTATTTATATGGAGCAATTTCAGTGCCAACAGATTGTATTTGAATTCCACCATTTTGAATTTGTAATAGGATATTGAATTTGAATGTACTATTTTTGAATATGTAATGCACAAATGTAGTAATTTAATTGTTGTATTTCATGATTTGACACTGAATTGAATGAATATAGCATTGCTTTATTTAATTGAACattcaaattcaatattttatataTTCAGATTCAATATGGTAGATATTGCATTCATTGTCTATGTATCTAGTTTACAAACTATCAAGTTGATCAAAGTTTAATATATTCAACTTCTCAGATGCATTCAGATTCAGTTCTCTAAATTCAGATTCAAAATTAGAgacaacatcctggtactttgCCAGCCTGGAAAGGTGGAGGAAAGAATCTAACACTCTCTGTGGTAAACGGAAGCTTCTGGCAGTTTCTGAAGCCAATGTGGCATGTAGAATTGATTTTCTTCCAATTAATTTGGCTCTAGCATCTGAACCGTTTTAGCAATAAGCTATTATGACCCCATTcctggaaaataaaaataaataaacgttAGAAAAAAACGTTTGGCCCCCCCATAAGAATATAGTTGAATAGCCCGGTTAAAGCCCTTCCAAGGATAGTCTTTCCACTCCCTATTTCATCTTGCTCTTGTGACTTTTGACCAGGCCTCCTGCATGTAACAAACGGTTAGCCCGCAGCAAAGTAGGGGTGAGTTTAATTGTCTTGTAGGTTTCATTGAGCGTGGTTCATCAAACCACCTCGGTTGTATTTAACCCCACTTTGACCTCATACTGAGAGATCATAGCaccaatatacagtgcattcggaaagtattcagaccccttgacttttttcacattttgttacgttacagacttatactaaaatggttaaaatattttttccccctcaatctacacaccataccccataatgaaggTACATGACAGTCctcttggtgtttgccaaaaggcacctaaatgactcagaccatgggaaacaagattctctggtctgatgaaatcaagattgaactctttggcctgaatgccaagcgtcatctGGAGAAACCTTGCACCATTACAAACAGCATCATGcttgggggatgtttttcaagggACTGGGTTTAATATGAGGGGAgcaaatacagagagatccttgatgaaaaccttctcagATGCAGGGTTCAGACTTCAGTtctcttccaacaggacaatgaccctaagcacacagccaagacaacgcaggaatggcttcgtgacaagtctctgaatgtccttgagtgacccagccatagcccggacttgaacccaatcaaacatctctggagagaatggatctgcagagaagaatgggagaaactccaagcTTGTAGTAAGAAGACTCAAGactaattgctgccaaaggtgcttaaacaaagtactgagaaaagggtctgaataattatttgttttcattttttataaatgtgcaaacatttatgataaacagtttttgctttgtcattctggggtattgtgtgtagattgaggaacatatatatatatatttttaaagtctaataaatcaattgaatatacaccatcacaataaatccattattttttTAGTCAGGTCTTAAGAAACATTATATGAGTTTACCTATTGTATGTCATCTGGCTATTCTCCATGCCAACGGTTGTAGGCGTGTTAATTTAGCTGACAAGATATCCTTATAAGTCACgtgccattattttatagtaaattactttttattattaagaatataattgaacttggctgaataaaatagaaagggtATTTGTCCCATTCCGGAGTGAGTGCACATAggaagtggctatgttgagcgtaaaagtgaggtcctatatgctagatttagttatttggcaactttagttgtgaatgagacaaaccttagaatgtcttagaaatcaaaacataaatggctgcatgatgtgactacaggctattGATGTTTTGAGAAAGTCGCAAAAAAGCTTACGCTCTGTTCTTTGCCTCAGGCTacacagctgttctctcatcaagtgatcctatttcacccatcagactactctcaatttaatcttgtctttactaatatgtaaCGTTTAGAATGTCCCGTTATCAAATGGGCTggaaaataaaggagagccgcacacactaggagctcagatgcaaaaatgtaatatccAACTTTTCGACAGCCAagttgtcttcatcagggtataatcacaaacactgtggGATGActtgtttatatagtgtcaaaagacacacaggtgtctgtaatcatggccaagagtggcctaatatcattggttaattctcaaatattaaaatggcatACAAAGAACAGTATGCAAACAACAAATGGAGAGCATACAATCATAGATTCATTTTAGgctacacaagcttacaaacaattacaaatggcaaagtcacaataatcacaagaatggcttcagatcaaagtctacgttgagaccaaagggagcaagggtctttaagttaaagatccaggcagcctctcgttggACTGGAACAGGGACGGGGGGTAAAGCATGTCACCTTTATGCACTTGAGTAGCGAATGGAGGCTGCGCTTTTCAATGATGACTGGTAGACCACTTCGGTTTTATAGCGGAGCATGTGCTTAATATGAAcagctgagaaataaatataagAACACTTTATTGTTTTTACGCATCAACCACTTTTGAGGAGTATGCTCTCGTAGCGCGACAGATGATGTTCTccccatgggctctccaaccgtgttactgcagctacccagtgcatCCTTTGGGAAGCCAAGTGGGATCTGTTTGGGAACAGCGATAATAACATGTTTTCGCAACGAAACATATATTTCactaaactgttgacagcccctctGCGCGCTCGAGAAAGGGACAAAAGGAGGGCGGAGACGGAAACGCATGGTGGTGAGATTTTGTAGCTATAAAGGTAATGTGCGACCCAATGAATGATGAAAATCTCAAATAAAtccctattactaggctattcaaaatccAATGCAAATTCACTATCCTCGCGGTCCATCTGTATTGCCGCCCTGCACATTCAACGAACCAACAGCACAGCCTAGGGCTTTatgttctctcccagactcatggataCATTTTGGAGCTTAGCATAAGGAAACCAGTGCATACAGTATGCATAACAATTGCAGTCCACACTCAAAaggctagaccaattatgtaccaaatACATCTTAAATCAGTTTTGTTTGATGTTTCTCTGCCATGTGTAATATGCCGTAGGTAATCATCATTttaattctgttttttttatgggtTTGGTCTCATAAGCCTATGCATAAGCTCTAATATGCCAATGGATGTTCTGGATGAAATCATCACTTTAGAAAGCCTGTCCATTTTTGTTTTGTCAGTCTTTGAAACAATATCCATGACGACCATCTTTtacactcagtttcaacctgctGTTTAACGTTCCAATATTAAATTgaaatacaaatcaaatcaaatcaaatttatttatatagcccttcgtacatcagctgatatctcaaagtgctgtacagaaacccagcctaaaaccccaaacagcaagcaatgcaggtgtagaagcacggtggctaggaaaaactccctagaaaggccaaaacctaggaagaaacctagagaggaaccaggctatgtggggtggccagtcctcttctggctgtgccgggtggagattataacagaacatggccaagatgttcaaatgttcataaatgaccagcatggtcgaataatagtaaggcagaacagttgaaactggagcagcagcatggccaggtggactggggacagcaaggagtcatcgtgtCAGGTAGTCcgggggcatggtcctagggctcaggtcctccgagagaaagaaagaaggagagaattagagaacgcacacttagattcacacaggacaccggataggacaggagaagtactccagatataacaaactgaccctagccccccgacacaaactactgcagcataaatactggaggctgacacaGGAGGGGTCAATTTTAAAACCCGAATGCAATGTTTATTCAATTCAGTTTCAAATAAATGCCATTACGAATTGGAAAATGTACAATTCTTATTCAATATCCTAATACAAATTCAACATTTTATGGAATTTTAAATATAATTTCTGTTGGCACTGAAATCAATCCATAATTTGGGTGTAGAGTGACTAGTGTTTGAAATCTGAGTGATTTTTAAAAATTGATTTTGCCCACAGGAAAAGAGGTGACCGGACCTCACCAATTGGGTCTGGCTGGGGCGGTCTCTTTCCCTGTGTTCTGGTTGGCTGGTGCAGGAGCTGCAGTGTTTTGGGTCCTGGGTATGTTACAACCCCCATCTCACTCTTTACTGTAcacatcagacctgggataactgtCGACCTAGGCCTAGATATGCATTATGGAATGTATTTCTCTTTGAAGGAGACAAATGATTATGGATGTAACATTCCCCGATTTGCATGGGAGCCCAAACCGATCCAAGTGTAGCTTACATCAGTCAAAACATCAATTCACTTTACGAATTGCAGAGTCACTGACATGTTTTGCTCACATGACATACTTTCGACCTGCTGAAGGTACCTCATATTTTGTGACAAATGATGCATCCTCTCCTTCATTGTCGAACTACGCATGTAACTGTGTTGACAGCAGTGGAGGGTGCTGAGgcgaggacggctcataataatgactggaaggGAGCGAATGGCATCGCACGCATGGAAACCATGCGTTTGGTGTATTTGATACCAtcccactccagccattaccatgaatccgtcctccccaatgaaggtgccactTGCCTCCTGCGGTTGATAGTCATTGATCTACGAGCAATTTTGCATGTCATCAACCCCAAGGAttatcagtagcctagtcaaactaTGCACTGGGCCCAGCTTTGTTTACCGACCAACGTGAGGTCGGCGGCCTGTTTCTGATCTTGCACATCTGCGGTCATCTTCAGTATTCAAATGCTAAAATAGCTTGCGTGATATTAGGCTTGATATTAGTTGAGTTACAACCTCTGTGATTTGCTAGATTGTTCTCTTTGCGCTGTTGAAAATGGTGTTTTACCAGAATAAAAGTAAGCTACCGGGGAGACAACTCTCATCTGGCTGTACCTGCTGAACAGAGCTTACAATAGATTTTATTTAGATTGTTCATGTTCCCCATCAGCAATAGTTTTGGAAGTTTTGCTTTAAACAATCGGTGTACAGGGTCATTCTTACATACACAGGGTAAAGTTGATAACGAGGAATCACTTTTGCGAGGCACACTGCTGGAGGAGAATAGAAGCTAACTTGATAACTTCCAAACGGTCAAAACCATTCGATTTTGAGATGGGGGGGTTATAtccagagttgtgtgtgtgtatatacactgagtatacaaaacattaagaacacctgctctttccatgacacagactgaccaggggaatccaggtgaaagctatgataccttattgatgtcatttgttaaatccacttcaatcagtgtagatatgttaataaagaaggatttctaagccttgagacCATTGAGACATGGATATTACATTTTACGACACCGCTGGGATTTGAGTCCATTAATTCCCGGCATGAAAATTGTAAATTGATAGGAATGTAGTGCTAAGATGAACCATTGTGTTTGGTTTCTCAAAATGGAGCCCTAAATGTAACCTAGGCTTCTTACTCTCCTTTTTCTCAGCCCCTCCTATCCCTTCCATTTGACTGACTCTCTCACTTCTCACTCAGGCGCGACGATGTTTGTGATTGGCTCTCACGCTGCCTTCCGAGAGCTGGAGGGAGGATCGGAAATGGAGGAGCTCTTCATGGAGCCTGTGTGAAGGCATAGTGATAGAAGAATCTGtatatctgtgccattatagcgtCTGTGACAGCATTGGCAGCGCCATTTGAGGCTACAACCCATAAGAATCCCCACGCGggtgactactttaaaatggcagAAGCAcagtggaagccctcaatggtgctgcccatgctaaaacagcCTTTTCGCCACTAGAGGCCTCTTATCTTTCTCTGTGTGAACCCTCAACACTCACCTTTGACCTTTTTTTAATACAACACAGAATGCACCTTGTCATGCCTCTGAAGTGATTTGCTGTTACTGACCCTCTACAACTCTGTAAAGACCCTAATAGTACTCAATTTAGAAGAATATGTTGATTGACTGTCGTACGCACGAAGAGTGACTGAGACGTGGTTCGTGTACCTCAGCACACTTCATACTGTATGCCAACTTCATACTGTCTTTTCCAAATGTGGCTGATACCTCTCATTTTGTGTTTAATATCAGTCAGGCTTTTGTTTATTGCCTCTACCTTCTGTTTTAATGTTCCCTTGTGGATATCTAATAATTACAAAATGTCCCTCGGTCAACTCAAGACCTGACATGTTACAAAGAGCTTTAACATCGCCACAGTAATAATTCAGATTTGTTTAAAAGAATCCTATATAGCTGATGTTGAATAAGTCCGCACCATTAAACTGAATGAGGGAAGTAACATCAAATCGCCAACGCTTCTCTGACTATGGAAGAAGTGCCATTTGCAGCTCAACAATGTATTAATCCAACTAGAAGGAATGGTTCTTTGAGACAAATTGCATTTTCTTTAAAGCAATGCTTAGTGGATATTCCAGATACCTAATGGTGATCAAGCATTATGTTTAAATCATATTTTGTATTGTACCTACTGCATCTACTTTTAGTCGTGTGCAGGCATGTGGTGCTGTGTTGATGGGTAACTTTTCATAATTTATTAGCTCTACTTTATGGCTTTGACATTTAAAGAtcaatatattattttttttaaatatagatTTCATACTTGTCATACTATCTTTTTgctattttttttgtatttttaatgaCAATTGGGAAGTGCAATAAACTATCCTACCTAAGATATTTAGTGTGTGTGAGGAAGTCCATGCATGAATTCTGAAATATTTGCGTCCCCTTTGCGCCATAATATGTATTTGTGGTGATTTAAAACATTACATTAAAAGGTATTAAAGGTTGTGTCTATATTCTGTATGTGCAGTATATGTCCCAGAATTGCAATACTTTGTAGGCCCTTTTGTGTCCTTGCCCCCCCCCACACAAGAGGATGTCGTTTCCCCCTACTTTTCTCTCCGTGTCCTCCTTcctgtccttccctccctctgtctgacaCTTCAGTGCTAACCACCCCCCCCTTTTCCCCCCTTTATACATGACCCCTGTACACTGCTCATCGAGACAACCCCATGCACAGGTTGCTATGGAGATGACCTTGGAGGttcacccatccacacacacttCACTCACTGGCATGCTGCACGCTGCGGCAAAGCCGGGCAATCGATATTCTATTATGCGGAGGGAGGAGTCTGTAAGAGCTCGCTGCATGGACATGTGGGAATttaaggggaggggtgtgtgtgagagagcgagtgtCAGTGATGTAGAGCTTCAATGCTGTTTATACACCTTTTGTGAAGAGCATTTTACCCCCCCATTATGCATACCTCGTCATCTCGATCAATGCTAAGCGTTTATTCCCCCCGTTGTGGAAAGCTGCATCATAAATGGCAACTACTGTATTccctgtagtgcactatatagggaatagggtgccattatggACAAACCCTAAATGTGTGAGGGATAAGGTGGTGTGTTTAAAACTGTAGGTACAGGCACAGGCTCTGTCATACCCCCATGACAATTTAGTTTTTACCTACAGTAATATCTATAGCAGATGTTAGCCACTGAACACCGCTATTTAGCCCAGATTAATCTTACTCCAGGATTGAGAACTATGTTTTGGGGAGAGTGAAAGTGTTTTTTTTAGTCCAGGATTAGGCTTAATCTCAGTCTGGGAAAGTGGCCCATACTGTATCTGTACTCTTGTTACCAGTAGGTACAGAATACAAGGCAAGACTAACAAAGCTTCAGAAATGTAAAATGCTGATGACATGATATTCTTTTTACTCGCAGAACCTTTTCTACATTTGTTTCATTAATGCGGAATATCAGTTGTCTTGGGAACCATATGATCAGGGAGCTTTGTAGAATAGTTATTTTGTTTTTCTGCTTCACACGTGGTCACATATCCTGCATTCCTTCTGTTTGCAACTGTTTGTAGGTTTCACATGTACTTTTGTTTACGTTTCAACATCAAAGCAAAAAAGTTTACTTGATTTGGCCGTTTGGTACATTACCCTGGGCTTCTGCCAACTCAGTCTTCTATCAATTGTACATTTTGCAGTGTAACCTGATATGATTCTCATCATTAGTTGGCGTCCTAGCGCTCTGCCAATATGTCCCTCAACACTATAGATACAACAACGAACACAGTAAAatactagatacagtatatctcgCTAGTCTTAAGAATCACTTGTAAAATCTCTTATTCTCTTACAGATATTTCATTGCGTATATACAACCCCAAATGTTGTCCAGGTGAAGACAAAAAGATGCATTTACCGATCAGTTTTATCCTACACGATCTCATAAATTCAGGCCTACATTTATCATTTAAGCCATGTCGTATCAGACTGAcatgagagaagaggggggaaagAAAGCTGGAAGTCAGTGTAGCGAGTCGAAGGCAAGGAGAGataaagacacacagacagtgctAGGTTGTATTAAATGGTCTAGATGTTTTATTGGTGTTGGTTCCGTTGTCTTTCACACACATGTTCTACgactttttttgtttttgtttttttgtcttcTGTAGTCTCAACCCCCCCTTACA contains:
- the LOC118367326 gene encoding prenylated Rab acceptor protein 1-like isoform X4 — its product is MDSKAGDLFSAEPADAAGSGGVMGSLPPWLSALPHRLWLPKGLSPSVAKEWFDRRRASIRPWAGFVDHRKFTKPRNFGELCQRVVRNFDTYNSNYTFIFLGLILYCIISSPMLLIALAVFVGAFYIIHLKSLESKLVVFGKEVTGPHQLGLAGAVSFPVFWLAGAGAAVFWVLGATMFVIGSHAAFRELEGGSEMEELFMEPV
- the LOC118367326 gene encoding prenylated Rab acceptor protein 1-like isoform X3, with product MKSGVPKGENCLVDMDSKAGDLFSAEPADAAGSGGVMGRLWLPKGLSPSVAKEWFDRRRASIRPWAGFVDHRKFTKPRNFGELCQRVVRNFDTYNSNYTFIFLGLILYCIISSPMLLIALAVFVGAFYIIHLKSLESKLVVFGKEVTGPHQLGLAGAVSFPVFWLAGAGAAVFWVLGATMFVIGSHAAFRELEGGSEMEELFMEPV
- the LOC118367326 gene encoding prenylated Rab acceptor protein 1-like isoform X2; this encodes MKSGVPKGENCLVDMDSKAGDLFSAEPADAAGSGGVMGSLPLKELDGLWLPKGLSPSVAKEWFDRRRASIRPWAGFVDHRKFTKPRNFGELCQRVVRNFDTYNSNYTFIFLGLILYCIISSPMLLIALAVFVGAFYIIHLKSLESKLVVFGKEVTGPHQLGLAGAVSFPVFWLAGAGAAVFWVLGATMFVIGSHAAFRELEGGSEMEELFMEPV
- the LOC118367326 gene encoding prenylated Rab acceptor protein 1-like isoform X1; this translates as MKSGVPKGENCLVDMDSKAGDLFSAEPADAAGSGGVMGSLPPWLSALPHRLWLPKGLSPSVAKEWFDRRRASIRPWAGFVDHRKFTKPRNFGELCQRVVRNFDTYNSNYTFIFLGLILYCIISSPMLLIALAVFVGAFYIIHLKSLESKLVVFGKEVTGPHQLGLAGAVSFPVFWLAGAGAAVFWVLGATMFVIGSHAAFRELEGGSEMEELFMEPV
- the LOC118367326 gene encoding prenylated Rab acceptor protein 1-like isoform X6, with protein sequence MDSKAGDLFSAEPADAAGSGGVMGRLWLPKGLSPSVAKEWFDRRRASIRPWAGFVDHRKFTKPRNFGELCQRVVRNFDTYNSNYTFIFLGLILYCIISSPMLLIALAVFVGAFYIIHLKSLESKLVVFGKEVTGPHQLGLAGAVSFPVFWLAGAGAAVFWVLGATMFVIGSHAAFRELEGGSEMEELFMEPV
- the LOC118367326 gene encoding prenylated Rab acceptor protein 1-like isoform X5, producing MDSKAGDLFSAEPADAAGSGGVMGSLPLKELDGLWLPKGLSPSVAKEWFDRRRASIRPWAGFVDHRKFTKPRNFGELCQRVVRNFDTYNSNYTFIFLGLILYCIISSPMLLIALAVFVGAFYIIHLKSLESKLVVFGKEVTGPHQLGLAGAVSFPVFWLAGAGAAVFWVLGATMFVIGSHAAFRELEGGSEMEELFMEPV
- the LOC118367325 gene encoding zinc finger and SCAN domain-containing protein 2-like, which gives rise to MSKIQLLRAFLNQRLTVAADEIFGAVEKTIAEYQEEVSRSKKENDRLQNILDIVIKPEIKLQRADLQQLTVLEEEVHPEQQPCVQDWSPSLGLEDSEPIWIKKEQEELKKQLQWLESDTREFIFDPFCVSDYDQDPPQSLQIQSEENRERDSQPNIVTGQIKTEPDGEDYRISEPTCSSAQSTNNEHVNGMESKGAQSLLKSHKPKTTKKQKRKQTYSSANGMKCTPCSCKVCGRSFRYKRPFFNHVQSHAHIEDKERVCGVCGKHLDSKENMKDHLQTHIVAEPEFCHVCGKTFTTKLRLKKHMRVHTGEKPYRCDDCGRCFSDAANLIGHKRTHTGEKPYCCQECGQGFTQSGHLVLHRRRHTGEKPYLCSVCGKSFSTRSNYTGHMRVHTGEKPYSCHDCSKCFSNTANLSAHRRIHTGEKPYCCDYCGKGFAQNGNLKMHMKTHRK